A single region of the Rhizobium grahamii genome encodes:
- a CDS encoding DegQ family serine endoprotease, whose protein sequence is MTNIIKNRRSMALLGAAIVVGAASLPLAFETSSAFATPASASIAGSSAGNSFSSVVDADKPAVVTIVTTMKAPAQQDGDDNSQMQEQFKQFFEQQGIPVPHQAPGPQSGERAQALGSGFIVSPDGYIVTNNHVIANATDIKVTLDDGTELPAKLIGADPKADLAVVKVDAKKELPTVAWGDSDKLRLGDQVLAIGNPFGIGTTVTAGIVSARGRDLHSGPYDDFIQIDAPINHGNSGGPLVDSDGKVVGINTAIYSPNGGSVGVGFAIPADQAKMIVAKLQKNGSIDHGYLGVQIQPVSQDVADAIGLAKPAGALVADVTKGSPAARAGIEQGDAITAVGDKTVSTPKDLSRLVADLSPGDKETITVWRDGKSVDLKVAIGGNDDGKPEKASFKGGEKAAPTGPRIGVSLGDLTPEARERIGVSEDVEGAVVAEVAPDKPAAEAGLKAGDVIVSVNGKAVHDASEAKTAVATAAKDEKKSVLLLIQRGENKTFVAVPFAAA, encoded by the coding sequence GTGACGAACATTATCAAAAACCGCCGCTCGATGGCACTTCTCGGCGCAGCAATTGTTGTTGGCGCCGCTTCCCTTCCGCTCGCCTTTGAAACGTCGTCGGCATTCGCCACGCCGGCAAGCGCTTCGATCGCGGGATCGTCCGCTGGCAATTCGTTTTCCTCGGTCGTTGATGCCGACAAGCCGGCTGTCGTAACCATCGTTACGACGATGAAAGCGCCGGCCCAGCAGGACGGCGACGACAATTCCCAGATGCAGGAACAGTTCAAGCAGTTCTTTGAACAGCAGGGCATTCCGGTGCCTCACCAGGCTCCCGGTCCGCAATCCGGAGAGCGTGCACAGGCTCTCGGATCGGGCTTTATCGTCAGCCCGGACGGCTACATCGTGACCAACAACCACGTGATCGCGAACGCCACGGATATCAAGGTGACGTTGGACGATGGAACGGAACTTCCTGCCAAGCTGATCGGCGCTGACCCAAAGGCCGATCTCGCCGTCGTCAAGGTCGACGCCAAGAAGGAACTTCCGACAGTCGCTTGGGGCGACTCCGACAAGCTGAGGCTTGGCGATCAGGTGCTTGCCATCGGAAACCCGTTCGGCATCGGGACGACGGTCACGGCCGGTATCGTCTCCGCCCGCGGCAGGGATCTGCACAGCGGCCCCTATGACGACTTTATCCAGATCGACGCACCGATCAATCATGGCAACTCGGGTGGTCCGCTCGTGGACAGCGATGGCAAGGTTGTCGGCATCAACACCGCGATCTATTCGCCGAATGGCGGCAGCGTGGGCGTAGGCTTCGCTATTCCCGCCGATCAGGCCAAGATGATCGTCGCCAAGCTCCAGAAGAACGGCTCCATCGATCACGGTTATCTGGGCGTCCAGATCCAGCCCGTCTCGCAGGACGTTGCCGATGCGATCGGTCTGGCAAAGCCGGCCGGGGCACTCGTTGCGGATGTGACGAAGGGCTCTCCTGCCGCCCGCGCCGGTATCGAGCAGGGTGATGCGATTACTGCTGTCGGCGACAAGACTGTCTCCACGCCGAAGGATCTCTCGCGTCTCGTCGCAGATCTTTCGCCTGGTGACAAGGAAACCATTACGGTCTGGCGCGACGGAAAGAGTGTCGACCTCAAGGTAGCGATCGGCGGAAATGACGACGGCAAGCCGGAGAAGGCATCGTTCAAGGGCGGTGAGAAGGCCGCGCCGACAGGTCCTCGGATCGGCGTATCCCTTGGCGATCTGACGCCCGAGGCTCGGGAGCGCATCGGTGTCTCCGAAGATGTCGAAGGTGCCGTTGTAGCGGAAGTTGCGCCCGATAAGCCGGCGGCCGAGGCAGGGCTCAAGGCCGGTGACGTGATCGTATCGGTCAACGGCAAGGCTGTACACGATGCCAGTGAAGCCAAGACCGCGGTTGCGACCGCGGCGAAGGACGAAAAGAAGTCGGTGCTGCTGCTGATCCAGCGCGGCGAAAACAAGACCTTCGTGGCTGTGCCGTTCGCGGCAGCTTAA
- a CDS encoding YoaK family protein, with product MTTTWIKERLEQLCQASPPDELHPTMRSTPLQLLKRLSRENPSKPMLFASIATASSGFLDAIGYQQLNHLYVSFMSGNSTHLGMSLAQGKWSDVLQASYVISSFVAGSAIGTLMSDALERPLLALVLSEIMLCSVSAFLAAIGFGTPALLLIALTMGMQNVMHQNVSGTDVGKGFVTGALFGFGQAIALALKNSVSWSHARVHGCSWISFIAGVIGGTIFVSTVGVAASLGFACVGLLAMTLMVVDAAIAGDHAC from the coding sequence TTGACCACCACTTGGATCAAAGAGCGGCTTGAGCAGCTCTGCCAAGCGTCGCCACCTGACGAGCTGCATCCGACCATGCGAAGCACACCCCTCCAGCTGCTGAAGAGACTGAGCCGGGAAAACCCGTCGAAGCCGATGCTGTTTGCATCAATTGCAACGGCCAGTTCCGGCTTCCTGGATGCCATCGGGTATCAGCAGCTCAACCATCTCTACGTGTCCTTCATGAGTGGAAACAGCACGCACTTGGGCATGTCACTCGCGCAGGGAAAATGGAGCGATGTCCTCCAGGCATCCTATGTGATTTCGTCGTTCGTCGCGGGCTCCGCGATAGGAACGCTGATGTCCGATGCCCTTGAGAGACCTCTTCTGGCTCTGGTTTTAAGCGAGATCATGCTCTGTAGCGTTTCGGCATTTTTGGCAGCCATCGGGTTTGGCACCCCTGCCTTGCTGCTCATCGCGCTAACGATGGGCATGCAAAATGTCATGCACCAGAATGTCTCAGGCACGGATGTCGGCAAAGGGTTCGTTACAGGAGCCCTGTTCGGCTTCGGTCAGGCCATCGCACTTGCGTTAAAGAACTCGGTCAGTTGGTCGCATGCGCGCGTGCATGGATGTTCATGGATCTCGTTCATAGCGGGGGTCATCGGAGGAACGATTTTCGTCTCGACAGTGGGCGTTGCTGCCTCGCTCGGATTTGCATGCGTCGGTCTGCTGGCGATGACCTTGATGGTGGTCGACGCGGCCATTGCCGGCGATCATGCTTGCTAG
- a CDS encoding IclR family transcriptional regulator: MRETDFVSGFARGLKVIEAFEETRQRLSIAEAAKLTGLDRATVRRSLLTLAELGYADYDGKFFTLTPKILRLGHAYLSATPLPVLIQPHLDQLSEKAGQSASASVLDNTEVVYIARASQRRVMSINLTPGSRLPAFCASMGRVLLAALPEADARAVLSRTDLKPNTPNTKTDVEELLAEFRRVREQGYALIDQELEIGLCSIAVPVENDRGQTVAAINIGAPAAHVSAAEMPERYLPLLRETQKALRLVLR; encoded by the coding sequence ATGCGTGAAACTGATTTCGTCAGCGGGTTCGCCAGGGGGTTGAAGGTGATCGAAGCCTTCGAGGAGACCCGTCAGCGTCTGTCGATTGCCGAAGCCGCGAAGCTGACCGGGCTCGACCGCGCCACCGTGCGACGTTCGCTGCTTACCCTCGCAGAACTCGGCTATGCGGATTACGACGGGAAATTCTTCACTCTGACGCCCAAGATCCTGCGGCTTGGACATGCCTACCTCTCGGCGACGCCCCTGCCCGTCCTGATCCAGCCGCATCTCGATCAGCTGTCGGAAAAAGCAGGCCAGAGCGCTTCTGCCTCCGTCCTCGACAACACGGAGGTCGTCTACATCGCGCGCGCCTCGCAGCGTCGTGTCATGTCGATCAACCTGACACCCGGAAGCCGACTGCCGGCCTTCTGCGCCTCGATGGGCCGCGTGCTCTTGGCAGCGCTTCCGGAAGCCGACGCGAGAGCGGTCCTTTCACGTACGGACCTCAAGCCCAACACGCCGAACACCAAGACCGATGTCGAGGAGTTGCTGGCGGAGTTTCGACGCGTCCGCGAACAGGGCTACGCCCTTATAGACCAGGAGCTGGAAATAGGCCTTTGCTCGATCGCGGTTCCTGTCGAGAACGATCGCGGGCAGACGGTCGCCGCGATCAACATCGGCGCGCCGGCAGCGCACGTATCAGCCGCCGAAATGCCTGAGCGCTACCTGCCGCTGCTCAGAGAAACACAGAAGGCGCTTCGCCTCGTCTTGCGCTAG
- the pobA gene encoding 4-hydroxybenzoate 3-monooxygenase, translating into MRTKVAIIGSGPSGLLLGQLLTEAGIDNIILDRVGKDYILGRVRAGVLEEGTVGLIDKAKAGTRMHAEGLPHDGFSLAFDGRDHRIDLFGLTGGKRVMVYGQTEVTRDLMERRESSGAETIYEAANVQPHDFDGAAPYITYENNGTVRRIDCDFIAGCDGFHGASRKAVPEKSLRTFEKVYPFGWLGILADVAPVNHELVYANHPRGFALCSMRSAHRSRYYIQCSLDEKIEDWSDDRFWDELRRRLPAHHAEALVTAPSFEKSIAPLRSFVAEPMRFGRLFLVGDAAHIVPPTGAKGLNLAASDVHYLFSGLMEHYQDRSNAGIDAYSQKALARVWKAVRFSWWMTTMMHRFPDTGDFDQKIQEAELDYLTHSRAASTALAENYVGLPY; encoded by the coding sequence ATGCGCACCAAGGTAGCCATTATCGGCTCCGGCCCATCGGGGCTTTTGCTCGGCCAGTTGCTGACGGAAGCCGGCATCGACAACATCATCCTGGATCGCGTTGGGAAGGACTACATTCTTGGTCGCGTCCGCGCCGGCGTGCTGGAGGAAGGTACCGTCGGCCTGATCGACAAGGCCAAGGCAGGAACACGCATGCATGCCGAGGGCCTCCCGCATGACGGCTTCTCTCTCGCCTTCGACGGTCGCGACCACCGTATCGACCTTTTCGGCCTGACCGGCGGCAAGCGCGTCATGGTCTACGGCCAGACGGAAGTCACTCGCGACCTGATGGAGCGGCGCGAAAGCTCGGGCGCCGAGACGATCTACGAGGCGGCAAACGTTCAACCGCACGATTTCGACGGAGCCGCACCCTACATCACCTACGAGAATAACGGCACCGTCAGGCGCATCGATTGCGATTTCATCGCAGGTTGCGACGGCTTTCACGGCGCCAGCCGCAAGGCCGTGCCGGAAAAATCGCTGCGCACTTTCGAGAAGGTCTATCCGTTCGGCTGGCTCGGAATTCTGGCAGACGTCGCGCCTGTGAACCACGAACTTGTTTATGCCAACCACCCGCGAGGATTTGCGCTCTGTTCCATGCGGTCGGCGCACCGCAGCCGCTACTATATCCAGTGTTCGCTTGACGAAAAAATAGAGGATTGGAGCGACGATCGCTTCTGGGACGAATTGCGGCGGCGCCTGCCCGCGCACCACGCGGAAGCGCTTGTAACCGCTCCCTCCTTCGAGAAGTCGATCGCGCCGCTCCGCTCCTTCGTTGCCGAACCGATGCGCTTCGGCCGCCTGTTCCTTGTCGGTGACGCGGCCCACATCGTCCCGCCGACGGGCGCCAAGGGCCTCAATCTTGCGGCGAGCGACGTGCATTACCTGTTCTCGGGCTTGATGGAACACTATCAGGATCGCTCGAATGCAGGTATCGACGCCTATTCCCAGAAAGCGCTGGCGCGGGTTTGGAAAGCGGTTCGCTTTTCGTGGTGGATGACGACGATGATGCACCGGTTTCCCGACACCGGTGATTTCGACCAGAAGATTCAGGAAGCCGAACTCGACTATCTCACGCATTCGCGCGCTGCCTCGACCGCGCTTGCGGAAAACTACGTCGGCCTTCCCTACTAG
- a CDS encoding adenylate/guanylate cyclase domain-containing protein, whose protein sequence is MILAMLAGLPVAVWLDVSTLSQGAVKRQAEDMSSLITSIRSYYASNVVGRILAAHAAGDDAGTVVTHEYAEIPGAIPIPATLSLELGDVIRQQQANITYRFLSDLPFKRRAPHPLDAFETNALTALRGDPKQTPTEITRSGFTNTFRLVTPVIMGKACVACHNTHPESPKTDWKVGDVRGIQEVIIKQPFARNVFAFKYLLLYFLCMAALGIGFIIFQQRQTALIQGFNRELESANEFLASISMKISRYLSPQVYKSIFSGQKDVVVQTERKRLSIFFSDIKDFTATAERLQPEALTEMLNEYLTEMAAIALKHGGTLDKFIGDAVLVFFGDPETNGAVEDAKACLRMAVDMQRRLGELKEKWRLDGTEEPFVVRMGINSGYCNVGNFGSNDRMDYTIIGAEANLAARLQSIAEGGKIVISYETYALVKDIVDATPLPPITMKGIQREIVPYAVNGLVGADRNLRVLSEHFAGLDLHLDMTQLDPEERARVRAALAEAMAVIDEQTARTV, encoded by the coding sequence ATGATCCTGGCGATGCTGGCGGGATTGCCCGTTGCCGTCTGGCTTGACGTCAGCACCCTCTCGCAGGGCGCGGTCAAACGCCAGGCCGAGGACATGAGTTCGCTGATCACTAGCATCCGCTCCTACTACGCCAGCAATGTCGTCGGACGGATTCTCGCGGCGCATGCCGCCGGCGACGACGCCGGAACGGTGGTTACGCACGAATATGCCGAGATCCCCGGCGCAATCCCGATCCCCGCCACGCTTTCGCTGGAACTCGGCGATGTGATCCGCCAGCAGCAGGCCAACATCACGTATCGTTTTCTTTCTGACCTGCCGTTCAAGCGGCGCGCGCCGCATCCTCTCGACGCGTTCGAGACAAATGCACTGACCGCATTGCGCGGCGATCCGAAGCAAACGCCGACCGAAATCACCCGCAGCGGCTTCACCAACACCTTTCGGCTGGTGACACCCGTCATCATGGGGAAGGCATGCGTGGCGTGTCACAACACCCATCCGGAAAGCCCGAAGACAGACTGGAAGGTCGGTGATGTGCGCGGCATCCAGGAGGTCATCATCAAGCAGCCGTTTGCGCGCAACGTCTTCGCGTTCAAGTATCTGCTGCTCTATTTCCTCTGCATGGCCGCGCTCGGCATCGGCTTTATCATCTTCCAGCAGCGGCAGACCGCGCTGATCCAGGGCTTCAACCGCGAGCTGGAGTCGGCCAACGAATTCCTTGCCAGCATCTCGATGAAGATTTCGCGTTATCTCTCACCCCAGGTCTACAAGAGCATTTTCAGCGGCCAAAAGGATGTCGTCGTTCAGACAGAGCGCAAGCGGTTGAGCATCTTCTTTTCTGACATCAAGGATTTCACGGCCACCGCGGAACGGCTGCAGCCGGAGGCCCTGACGGAAATGCTCAACGAATATCTGACCGAGATGGCGGCGATCGCGCTCAAGCACGGCGGCACGCTCGACAAGTTTATCGGCGACGCCGTGCTCGTTTTTTTCGGGGATCCGGAAACCAACGGCGCCGTCGAGGACGCGAAAGCGTGCCTGCGCATGGCCGTGGACATGCAGCGGCGCCTGGGAGAGCTCAAGGAAAAATGGAGGCTCGACGGCACGGAAGAACCGTTCGTCGTCAGAATGGGCATCAATTCCGGTTACTGCAACGTCGGCAATTTCGGCAGCAACGACCGGATGGATTACACGATCATCGGCGCCGAGGCCAATCTGGCTGCAAGGCTGCAGTCGATAGCCGAGGGTGGGAAGATCGTCATCAGTTACGAAACCTACGCGCTGGTGAAGGATATCGTCGACGCGACACCTCTGCCGCCGATCACCATGAAGGGTATCCAGCGGGAGATCGTCCCCTATGCGGTCAACGGATTGGTTGGAGCCGATCGCAACCTTCGTGTTCTAAGCGAGCATTTTGCCGGCCTCGATCTGCACCTCGATATGACGCAGCTCGATCCGGAAGAGCGTGCGCGTGTTCGCGCAGCGCTGGCGGAAGCCATGGCCGTTATCGACGAACAAACAGCGCGCACCGTATAA
- a CDS encoding lipocalin-like domain-containing protein — MASATALHGTWRMVSWKRRAVASGAVSDAMGPDPVGYLSYQADGRMMAVVVRRDRPALKGAVPSDAEKAALFDSMLAYAGTYTYENGRVVHHVDASWNPAWGISDLIRPFSIDGSRLSISGAPGIDPKNGEEVVYELEFRKV, encoded by the coding sequence ATGGCAAGTGCCACAGCATTGCATGGAACATGGCGAATGGTGTCGTGGAAGCGCCGGGCCGTCGCCTCGGGTGCCGTCTCGGATGCAATGGGTCCCGATCCCGTCGGCTATCTGTCCTATCAAGCTGATGGGCGAATGATGGCCGTCGTCGTGAGACGAGACAGACCGGCCTTGAAGGGGGCGGTGCCGAGTGATGCCGAGAAGGCTGCGCTATTCGACTCGATGCTTGCCTATGCCGGGACCTATACCTACGAAAACGGGCGCGTGGTTCACCATGTCGATGCGAGCTGGAATCCAGCCTGGGGCATCAGCGACCTGATCAGGCCGTTTTCCATCGACGGAAGCCGCCTCTCGATCAGCGGCGCGCCGGGCATCGATCCGAAGAACGGCGAGGAGGTCGTCTACGAACTGGAGTTTCGTAAGGTCTAG
- the pcaQ gene encoding pca operon transcription factor PcaQ — translation MIDSRVKFRHLQTFVEVARQKSVMKAAELLHVSQPAVTKTIRELEEVLGVDVFERDGRGIKITRYGEVFLRHAGAALTALRQGLDSVSQERFGEAPPIRIGALPTVSTRIMPRAMELFLKENTWSRIKIVTGENAVLLEQLRVGDLDVVVGRLASAEKMAGFSFEHLYSEQVVFAVRAGHPLLEARQSLFANLGDYTVLMPTRASIIRPFVESFLIANGVASLPNQIETVSDAFGRAFVRKSDAIWIISSGVVASDVSDGVLRVLPIDTTETRGPVGLTMRTDAIPSLPQSILMQTIREAAAEVAAVESV, via the coding sequence ATGATCGACAGTCGCGTGAAGTTTCGCCATCTGCAGACATTTGTCGAGGTCGCGCGCCAGAAAAGCGTGATGAAGGCCGCAGAACTGCTGCACGTCAGCCAGCCGGCGGTTACGAAGACGATCCGTGAACTCGAAGAGGTCCTGGGCGTCGATGTTTTCGAGCGTGACGGGCGCGGCATCAAGATCACGCGCTATGGCGAGGTGTTCCTGCGGCATGCCGGCGCTGCGCTGACTGCCCTGCGACAGGGACTGGATTCCGTATCGCAGGAGCGTTTCGGCGAAGCGCCACCCATCCGCATCGGTGCGCTTCCGACGGTATCGACCCGGATCATGCCGCGCGCCATGGAGCTTTTCCTGAAAGAGAACACCTGGAGCCGGATCAAGATCGTCACCGGCGAGAATGCCGTTCTTCTCGAACAGCTGAGGGTCGGCGATCTCGATGTGGTCGTCGGTCGGCTTGCCAGTGCGGAAAAGATGGCTGGCTTCTCGTTCGAGCATCTCTATTCCGAGCAGGTGGTGTTTGCTGTCCGGGCGGGTCATCCGCTGTTGGAGGCACGCCAATCCCTGTTTGCCAACCTCGGCGATTACACCGTCCTGATGCCGACGAGAGCCTCGATCATCAGGCCATTCGTGGAAAGCTTCCTGATCGCCAATGGCGTCGCGAGCCTGCCGAACCAGATCGAGACCGTGTCCGACGCGTTCGGGCGAGCCTTCGTGCGCAAGAGCGATGCGATCTGGATCATCTCAAGCGGCGTGGTTGCCTCGGATGTCAGCGACGGCGTCCTCCGCGTGCTGCCGATCGATACGACCGAGACCCGTGGGCCTGTCGGACTGACCATGCGAACCGATGCCATCCCTTCGCTTCCGCAATCGATCCTGATGCAGACGATCCGGGAGGCTGCCGCCGAGGTTGCTGCTGTCGAGAGCGTTTAG
- the pcaD gene encoding 3-oxoadipate enol-lactonase, whose amino-acid sequence MQFARINDIAIHYQLIGAAADKPVIVFANSLGTDFRIWRDVIVRLAGDYAIVLYDMRGHGLSDVGQVPYSMQDHASDLIGLLDLLAVKQAFICGLSVGGLIAQALYEQRPDLVRGLILCDTAHKIGTTESWNSRIATVASKGIGSIVDGVMKLWFTPAFRRPENTAYHGYCNMLVRQPLEGYIATCEAIGDADYTVAATRIGVPTICIVGDQDGSTPPELVQSTAKLIPNARFEIIRDAGHIPCVEQPEALTAVIRAFIDFALHGEKSS is encoded by the coding sequence GTGCAGTTTGCTCGTATCAACGATATCGCCATTCACTATCAGCTGATCGGCGCAGCCGCCGACAAGCCCGTGATTGTCTTCGCCAATTCGCTTGGCACCGATTTCCGTATCTGGCGCGACGTTATCGTACGCCTGGCCGGTGATTACGCGATCGTTCTCTATGATATGCGTGGGCACGGGCTTTCCGATGTCGGCCAAGTGCCTTACTCGATGCAGGACCATGCATCCGATCTGATCGGCCTGCTGGATCTGCTGGCTGTCAAGCAGGCCTTCATCTGTGGCCTTTCCGTCGGCGGCTTGATTGCGCAGGCGCTCTATGAGCAGCGGCCCGATCTGGTGCGCGGCCTCATCCTCTGTGACACCGCTCATAAGATCGGCACGACCGAAAGCTGGAACTCCCGCATCGCGACCGTAGCCAGCAAGGGCATCGGCAGCATCGTCGATGGCGTGATGAAACTGTGGTTCACGCCGGCATTCCGTCGTCCCGAAAACACCGCCTATCACGGCTACTGCAACATGCTCGTCCGCCAGCCGCTGGAGGGGTATATAGCCACCTGCGAAGCGATCGGCGATGCCGACTACACCGTTGCAGCCACCCGGATTGGCGTTCCGACGATCTGCATCGTCGGCGACCAGGATGGCTCGACGCCGCCTGAACTGGTCCAGTCCACCGCCAAACTTATTCCAAACGCCCGTTTCGAGATCATTCGCGATGCCGGGCATATCCCCTGCGTGGAGCAGCCAGAAGCGCTGACGGCGGTCATCCGCGCATTCATCGATTTCGCATTGCATGGAGAAAAGAGCTCATGA
- the pcaC gene encoding 4-carboxymuconolactone decarboxylase — translation MSELHEPSERFEQGMATRRAVLGDAHVDRAEASSTPFDKPFQDLITEAAWGHVWSRPTLTKRERSIVTIALLAALGQDDEVAMHVRATANTGASRDDVCEALLHVAIYAGVPAANHAIKIAKHVFEQMDAGRAA, via the coding sequence ATGAGTGAACTCCACGAGCCATCCGAACGCTTCGAGCAGGGAATGGCCACCCGCCGCGCCGTGCTGGGCGACGCCCATGTCGACCGCGCCGAGGCCAGTTCGACGCCGTTCGACAAGCCTTTTCAGGATCTGATCACCGAAGCCGCCTGGGGGCATGTCTGGTCGCGCCCGACGCTGACCAAGCGCGAGCGATCGATCGTGACCATCGCGCTCCTCGCCGCTCTTGGACAGGATGACGAGGTGGCCATGCATGTCCGCGCCACCGCCAACACCGGCGCCTCACGAGACGACGTCTGCGAGGCGTTGCTGCACGTAGCGATCTATGCCGGCGTTCCCGCCGCCAATCACGCCATCAAGATCGCCAAGCACGTTTTCGAACAGATGGACGCCGGAAGAGCGGCCTGA
- the pcaH gene encoding protocatechuate 3,4-dioxygenase subunit beta, whose amino-acid sequence MSELPNRKPETGAFFARDREWHAPALTPGYKTSVLRSPQRALLSLDGTISEITGPVFGHSIIGELDNDLIHNFAKPGESAIGERIVVHGRVLDERGRPVSGALVEFWQANAGGRYRHKKETYLAAIDPNFGGCGRCVADEYGQYSFRTVRPGAYPWPNGVNDWRPAHIHFSIFGHGFAQRLITQMYFEGDPMIWKCPIVGTIPDKQAIEQLIAPLDWGNTIPMDARAYKFDIVLRGRRSTMFENRMEGN is encoded by the coding sequence ATGTCAGAGCTACCGAACCGCAAGCCCGAAACCGGCGCCTTTTTCGCACGAGACCGCGAATGGCACGCGCCCGCCCTCACGCCCGGCTATAAAACCTCGGTCCTGCGCTCGCCACAACGCGCATTGTTGTCGCTCGATGGCACGATCTCCGAGATCACCGGCCCGGTTTTCGGTCACTCGATAATCGGTGAACTGGACAACGACCTGATCCATAATTTCGCAAAGCCGGGCGAGAGCGCCATCGGCGAGCGGATTGTCGTCCACGGTCGCGTGCTGGACGAACGCGGGCGGCCAGTTTCGGGAGCGCTTGTCGAGTTCTGGCAGGCGAATGCCGGCGGCCGCTACCGGCATAAGAAGGAAACCTATCTCGCCGCCATCGATCCGAATTTCGGCGGTTGCGGACGGTGCGTCGCCGACGAGTACGGCCAGTATTCTTTCCGCACCGTTCGACCGGGCGCGTATCCCTGGCCGAACGGCGTCAATGACTGGCGACCGGCCCATATCCATTTCTCCATCTTCGGTCACGGCTTTGCCCAGCGTCTGATCACGCAGATGTACTTTGAAGGGGATCCGATGATCTGGAAGTGTCCGATCGTCGGAACCATCCCGGACAAGCAGGCCATCGAGCAGTTGATCGCGCCCCTCGACTGGGGCAACACGATCCCGATGGACGCGCGCGCCTATAAGTTCGACATCGTGCTGCGCGGCCGCCGCTCGACGATGTTCGAGAACCGCATGGAGGGCAACTGA
- the pcaG gene encoding protocatechuate 3,4-dioxygenase subunit alpha, translated as MVQELGYLKETPSQTAGPYVHIGLTPNICDIGGVYETDLGSVMVNDKTLGERITITGRVLDGAGALVRDAVIEIWQADSAGLYNSPSEMRGTADPNFTGWGRSATRADDGVFSFETIKPGRVPFKDGRKMAPHITVWIVARGINIGLHTRMYFPEEAEANKADPLLLRIEHRERVDTLIASREGSTYTFDIRLQGDRETVFLDI; from the coding sequence ATGGTACAGGAACTCGGCTACCTCAAGGAAACGCCCTCGCAGACGGCGGGCCCCTACGTCCACATCGGACTGACCCCGAATATCTGCGACATCGGCGGCGTCTACGAAACCGACCTCGGCTCGGTGATGGTCAACGACAAGACGCTTGGAGAGCGCATCACAATAACCGGCCGGGTTCTCGATGGAGCCGGTGCACTGGTCCGCGATGCCGTCATCGAGATCTGGCAGGCTGATAGCGCCGGCCTCTACAACAGCCCCTCTGAAATGCGTGGCACGGCCGATCCGAATTTTACCGGCTGGGGTCGCTCCGCGACCCGCGCGGACGACGGTGTCTTCTCCTTCGAGACGATCAAGCCCGGCCGCGTTCCTTTCAAGGATGGGCGCAAGATGGCGCCGCACATCACCGTCTGGATCGTCGCGCGAGGCATCAACATCGGCCTGCATACGCGCATGTATTTCCCGGAGGAAGCGGAGGCGAACAAGGCCGATCCCCTCCTCCTGCGCATCGAGCATCGCGAGCGTGTCGATACCCTGATCGCCAGCCGCGAGGGATCGACATATACTTTCGATATCAGGCTCCAGGGCGACAGAGAGACCGTGTTCCTGGATATCTGA